The following DNA comes from Kluyveromyces lactis strain NRRL Y-1140 chromosome E complete sequence.
GTGGTGTAAACTGGATTGATTGCGAAGAGTTTGGTGTTACGGGCTGACTGTGACTTTGAACATCTAATAGCATACGGCTCGGACTTGGCTCCGTGTATAAAACCCGTCTTCTCTTGTTTGGGGGAAGCACCGGTGCTGCGGCTActgcagcagcagcagctgTCGCACTTGAGGAAGTGTTCGTAGGAAGAAGATTGTCAGTGACAGCAGTTGTTGGGTTTTCTGCGACTATAGTTGTGTGACAGCTATAAAAGTTCCCAGATTCATTAGTCTTAACCCAAACCAGTTTATTCTTCGAGCCCACTGGCTGTTGATGTTGTACAACAAACTGCCGTGATACCTCGGGgatgattcttttctggGAGTTAGGATTCTGCTTTTGTTCTGCATCCCAATTCCAGAACACACCGATCCTGCATCGAAGAAACACCTCCCAACGGGCATCTTTACTTCCAACGGCTGCATTTGCTACTAATCCACTCTTCAACACTTGCACGTGACGTTTCCGTTGAGATTTCACGAGGAAATTGCTAAAGGAACCATCTGAGTGGGTTCCGTTGCTGGGATCGTTGTATGAGACAACTGCATCGTCTGAATAGTCCTGGTAACCTGTGTTCATAGCGTCATTAAGTAATACCACCACCGTATTGTTTGAAGTGGCGTATTTAGTTATGGTGACAAGCAATTGTATCAAACTTTTCACCTTGAAATCGTGCAAGGTCTGTCGATGGTTAGAATATCCACTGTTCTTCTCGTACATATGGAGATACTCTACCAAAAGCTGAGATAAACCATCGATTATTATGAGCCCGTACGTCTCTTTTAAATTCTGAAACATGTACCACAGTTGAGCAAATTTCTTCACTCTTGCGAATTGGCACCCTTTGAAATGGACTTCGTCCTCATCTCCTTGCTCTATAAGCTTCAGTGGTACTTGCTGGAACGTGTCAATCCACAGACATTTCATCCTATTCTGATTATTGTTCACTAATTGTACCGCGAACTTTGTCTTGCCAATTCCTGGAGGTCCGTAAACCTCGTAGATACTCTGTGGTTGGAATCCGTCATTCAATGAATCGTCTAAACTCTCAATGCCACTTCGTACATGATCTGCACGCGCTTGTATCAGTTGAGACAAAGGTACACCAAATGACATTAGAATGCTATCAACTAATCACCAAACGCGTCCACAGTTTCTCCTGGTTCTTCAAGCCTTTCAAGACTATGTATAACTAGCCTTTTAAATCCGCATAATTCACCTTTAGGTGTAACTaaaaaatgtcatcaaGTCCGTAGACAACTCAGCTCAATAATGTTTGTTTTATTTACCAGGTTTTTGCTGTGATTATgttattcaaaaatataaaataagaaaagataAGAGGGAGTAATAATACTTGAATTtaatcattgaaagaattgaaattaaaaactCGAAGGTTCTTCCCACGAATCTCCTTGTCTACCTCTTGTCGGATTATATCCTACGGGTGTATCTTATTTGGACTTTATTGATTATTAGTCTAGTTCATTAAGCTAGAGAAGATAATGAGTTCCGGGTAACATTTCAAATCTTAAAATTTTTCTTAGCATTCAACATTGCCGAACaggaaaaattgaaatcatttCGACTTGTATCAATTCATGAATCTAAAATGCATAACTAGAAAGTCTACTATTTCTTGCTCAATGCATCCTATTTACATTCTTCCTAGAGTTTCGGAACGATTGATATAATTGAGGCAACTAACTAAAAATATTTAATGTCAATGTTTGGGCGTCAACTGTTCAGAGGAATACACACAGTTCCAAAGATACCTGGTATTTCACAACTTTTGGATTCAGGCATCCCTCATGTTATGAGCGCTAACACATTCAAAACTTGCTGGGTTGACCAGCAGCAGCTTTTGTGCGATAAGCTAACACTGGCATCTGCAGGAACTGCCGCAGAATCCTACTTGCCATTCCATTTAGTACTGCACACTGCGAAGAAATCATACCAAAcaaacattttcaatttggcTAGTGCTTTGCACAATAACCATTTGTTCATAGAAAACATATTGCCTATGGAACAAGTTACACATCCATCTCGTGAGTTTCTACAGAAGCTAGAATCACAATATTCAATGACTTGGGATGCTTTTAAGGATGAAATGGTTAGACatgcagaagaagatgtgTTAGGTCAAGGATGGCTATTCCTTGTGGAAAATGATGCCAAGGAACTTCACATCCTAACAGTTCAAAATAATGGTACTCCATACTACTTTGCTAGAAACCAATCTTTCGATTTGAACAGTGCTCTATCCttagaagaaatggaacaGTTTGTAACGATGAGAGATCTACTTGCCGCAAATGCAGACGTTAAAGATTGGACAATGCCTTTGATTGCGATCAGTTTGTGGGACCATTCATACTTGAATGATTACGGTATTAAGGGCAGATCCACTTACGTAAGGAAGTGTTTAGATAACTTGAACTGGTCTGCGGTTAACAACAGATTGTTCTCCACACAATAGGAGTATACCAGTACTTCCAATCATAAATAGACTGTTGGCTCTCTTTAAAATATGGGTCTTAATTACATGTACATAGTCACAAATGCAATATAACCGTTTGCGAATAGCTCACAATCCTCTCTCATTATTAGCGTATCTCTGGTTGATATAGGCAAGAGCGGATAAGGTACGGAAAACGGTATTCAACTAAAACTTCAACATCAAGTATAAAATACTTCCAAAACTCTGAGGAACTTGAGAACTCGTCCTTGTTAGCTCAGTTGGTAGAGCGTTCGGCTTTTAAGCATTGCTCGCAAGGAACCGAAATGTCAGGGGTTCGAGCCCCCTATGAGGAGTTCTTATTTTTTCGTATTTGCAATAACCATCATAATATTCACTGGCCGGGAATGTTAGGTTTAGTACATTCTGTTAAATAAAATTCCTAGTAGGAAATAGGCACCTGGCGATGGATAATCAACTCTGTGACTGCTAAAAGCCGCTTATCGCtaatcttttgtttttctttctttcttgaagtgTTCTGATTTCTATTTACTTATCTATGGACTGATTGATTATAGAATACAAATTGACTTTAAATGAATGTACTC
Coding sequences within:
- the RAD55 gene encoding putative DNA-dependent ATPase RAD55 (some similarities with uniprot|P38953 Saccharomyces cerevisiae YDR076W RAD55 Protein that stimulates strand exchange by stabilizing the binding of Rad51p to single-stranded DNA involved in the recombinational repair of double-strand breaks in DNA during vegetative growth and meiosis forms heterodimer with Rad57p) — protein: MSFGVPLSQLIQARADHVRSGIESLDDSLNDGFQPQSIYEVYGPPGIGKTKFAVQLVNNNQNRMKCLWIDTFQQVPLKLIEQGDEDEVHFKGCQFARVKKFAQLWYMFQNLKETYGLIIIDGLSQLLVEYLHMYEKNSGYSNHRQTLHDFKVKSLIQLLVTITKYATSNNTVVVLLNDAMNTGYQDYSDDAVVSYNDPSNGTHSDGSFSNFLVKSQRKRHVQVLKSGLVANAAVGSKDARWEVFLRCRIGVFWNWDAEQKQNPNSQKRIIPEVSRQFVVQHQQPVGSKNKLVWVKTNESGNFYSCHTTIVAENPTTAVTDNLLPTNTSSSATAAAAAVAAAPVLPPNKRRRVLYTEPSPSRMLLDVQSHSQPVTPNSSQSIQFTPRIVHSDNIVATHGTEGTDNDAIIYDSEG
- the RSM26 gene encoding mitochondrial 37S ribosomal protein mS42 (similar to uniprot|P47141 Saccharomyces cerevisiae YJR101W RSM26 Mitochondrial ribosomal protein of the small subunit), translated to MSMFGRQLFRGIHTVPKIPGISQLLDSGIPHVMSANTFKTCWVDQQQLLCDKLTLASAGTAAESYLPFHLVLHTAKKSYQTNIFNLASALHNNHLFIENILPMEQVTHPSREFLQKLESQYSMTWDAFKDEMVRHAEEDVLGQGWLFLVENDAKELHILTVQNNGTPYYFARNQSFDLNSALSLEEMEQFVTMRDLLAANADVKDWTMPLIAISLWDHSYLNDYGIKGRSTYVRKCLDNLNWSAVNNRLFSTQ